A DNA window from Archocentrus centrarchus isolate MPI-CPG fArcCen1 chromosome 15, fArcCen1, whole genome shotgun sequence contains the following coding sequences:
- the peli1b gene encoding E3 ubiquitin-protein ligase pellino homolog 1b isoform X1 — protein sequence MYSPEQDNISTTAPTKVPVKYGELIVLGYNGSLPNGDRGRRKSRFALCKRPKANGVKPSTVHVACSPQAAKAISNKDQHSISYTLSRAQTVVVEYTHDSNTDMFQIGRSTESPIDFVVTDTVAGSQSNADTQSVQSTISRFACRIICQRTPPYTARIYAAGFDSSKSIFLGEKAAKWKTSDGQMDGLTTNGVLVMHPRNGFSQDSKPGVWREISVCGNVFTLRETRSAQQRGKMVETETQELVDGSLIDLCGATLLWRTAEGLARTPTLKHLEALRQEINAARPQCPVGFNTLAFPSMRRKDTPDEKQPWVYLQCGHVHGYHNWGNHREEREGREGRLRECPMCRTKGPYVPLWLGCEAGFYVDAAPPTHAFNPCGHVCSEKTAAFWSQIPLPHGTHTFHAACPFCAHQLSGEQGYIRLIFQGPLD from the exons gTACAATGGCTCCCTGCCCAATGGGGATCGGGGGCGACGTAAAAGCCGTTTTGCACTTTGCAAGAGGCCGAAGGCAAACGGAGTAAAGCCCAGCACAGTTCACGTTGCCTGCTCTCCACAAGCAGCCAAG GCCATAAGCAACAAAGACCAGCACAGCATCTCTTACACTCTGTCTCGAGCCCAGACGGTGGTGGTGGAATACACTCATGACAGCAATACAGACATGTTCCAG aTCGGTCGATCCACAGAGAGTCCAATAGACTTTGTAGTGACGGACACAGTGGCAGGCAGCCAGAGTAATGCAGACACTCAGTCGGTCCAAAGCACCATCTCCCGCTTCGCCTGCCGCATCATATGCCAGCGCACGCCGCCTTACACAGCACGCATTTATGCCGCAGGCTTTGACTCTTCCAAGAGCATCTTCCTCGGG GAGAAAGCTGCTAAATGGAAGACATCTGATGGTCAGATGGATGGGCTGACCACCAACGGCGTGCTGGTGATGCACCCTCGCAACGGCTTCAGCCAGGACTCCAAACCGGGCGTCTGGAGGGAGATCTCAGTCTGTGGCAACGTCTTCACCCTGCGAGAAACCCGCTCAGCACAGCAGCGGGGAAAGATG GTGGAGACAGAGACTCAGGAGCTCGTTGACGGCTCCCTCATCGACCTCTGTGGCGCCACCCTGTTGTGGCGCACTGCTGAAGGCCTGGCGCGCACCCCCACCCTCAAACACCTGGAGGCGCTGCGACAGGAGATCAACGCGGCCCGCCCGCAGTGTCCCGTGGGCTTCAACACTCTGGCCTTCCCCTCCATGCGTCGCAAAGACACACCTGACGAGAAGCAGCCCTGGGTCTACCTCCAGTGTGGCCACGTGCACGGCTACCACAACTGGGGCAACCACCGCGAggagagggagggcagggagggcCGCCTCAGGGAGTGTCCCATGTGCCGAACCAAAGGGCCATACGTGCCGCTGTGGCTGGGCTGCGAGGCGGGGTTTTACGTGGATGCAGCCCCGCCCACTCACGCCTTTAACCCCTGCGGCCACGTTTGTTCGGAGAAGACTGCGGCCTTCTGGAGTCAGATCCCGCTTCCTCACGGCACACACACCTTCCACGCCGCCTGCCCCTTCTGCGCCCATCAGCTGAGTGGCGAGCAAGGCTACATCAGACTCATCTTTCAGGGACCCCTCGACTAA
- the peli1b gene encoding E3 ubiquitin-protein ligase pellino homolog 1b isoform X2, with amino-acid sequence MSYQKEADPGPAGEITILSWLGNALVSPLEKLEKIGRSTESPIDFVVTDTVAGSQSNADTQSVQSTISRFACRIICQRTPPYTARIYAAGFDSSKSIFLGEKAAKWKTSDGQMDGLTTNGVLVMHPRNGFSQDSKPGVWREISVCGNVFTLRETRSAQQRGKMVETETQELVDGSLIDLCGATLLWRTAEGLARTPTLKHLEALRQEINAARPQCPVGFNTLAFPSMRRKDTPDEKQPWVYLQCGHVHGYHNWGNHREEREGREGRLRECPMCRTKGPYVPLWLGCEAGFYVDAAPPTHAFNPCGHVCSEKTAAFWSQIPLPHGTHTFHAACPFCAHQLSGEQGYIRLIFQGPLD; translated from the exons atgtcctaccagaaggaggcagacccaggacctgctggagagattacaatTCTCAGTTGGCTTGGGAATGCTTTGGTGTCTCCCCTGGAAAAGCTGGAGAAG aTCGGTCGATCCACAGAGAGTCCAATAGACTTTGTAGTGACGGACACAGTGGCAGGCAGCCAGAGTAATGCAGACACTCAGTCGGTCCAAAGCACCATCTCCCGCTTCGCCTGCCGCATCATATGCCAGCGCACGCCGCCTTACACAGCACGCATTTATGCCGCAGGCTTTGACTCTTCCAAGAGCATCTTCCTCGGG GAGAAAGCTGCTAAATGGAAGACATCTGATGGTCAGATGGATGGGCTGACCACCAACGGCGTGCTGGTGATGCACCCTCGCAACGGCTTCAGCCAGGACTCCAAACCGGGCGTCTGGAGGGAGATCTCAGTCTGTGGCAACGTCTTCACCCTGCGAGAAACCCGCTCAGCACAGCAGCGGGGAAAGATG GTGGAGACAGAGACTCAGGAGCTCGTTGACGGCTCCCTCATCGACCTCTGTGGCGCCACCCTGTTGTGGCGCACTGCTGAAGGCCTGGCGCGCACCCCCACCCTCAAACACCTGGAGGCGCTGCGACAGGAGATCAACGCGGCCCGCCCGCAGTGTCCCGTGGGCTTCAACACTCTGGCCTTCCCCTCCATGCGTCGCAAAGACACACCTGACGAGAAGCAGCCCTGGGTCTACCTCCAGTGTGGCCACGTGCACGGCTACCACAACTGGGGCAACCACCGCGAggagagggagggcagggagggcCGCCTCAGGGAGTGTCCCATGTGCCGAACCAAAGGGCCATACGTGCCGCTGTGGCTGGGCTGCGAGGCGGGGTTTTACGTGGATGCAGCCCCGCCCACTCACGCCTTTAACCCCTGCGGCCACGTTTGTTCGGAGAAGACTGCGGCCTTCTGGAGTCAGATCCCGCTTCCTCACGGCACACACACCTTCCACGCCGCCTGCCCCTTCTGCGCCCATCAGCTGAGTGGCGAGCAAGGCTACATCAGACTCATCTTTCAGGGACCCCTCGACTAA